From one Erythrobacter sp. HKB08 genomic stretch:
- a CDS encoding carboxynorspermidine decarboxylase yields METKAGDPGAFAHFDLNRVDSPAFVVDAAKLRANLQVLAEIRDVADIKMLSALKAFSMWSVAPIIGEYLDGVCTSGLWEARLASEFYDGEISTYCAAYKPDELEEVCRLSDHVIFNSPQQIERARLILEQARHTSGDFDIGLRLNPQVPTGEVPRYDPSSPGSRLGFPIDQLEPEHMEGIDGIHFHNLCEQDFEPLHRTWDKVFDAIEPYFGQLKWINMGGGHHITRADYQREELVEFLKDAKDDTGAEIYLEPGEAVALDAGILVGTILDAGVNEVPFAITDVSATCHMPDVIEAPYRPAMLHENPQSGNSPVRLGGPSCLAGDVIGDYHLPVPCEPGQRIAFLDQAHYSMVKTNTFNGVPLPSIWLWDSETDALEQVKSFDYEDFRNRLS; encoded by the coding sequence ATGGAAACCAAAGCCGGCGATCCGGGCGCTTTCGCCCACTTCGACCTCAATCGCGTCGACAGCCCCGCATTCGTAGTGGATGCGGCGAAGCTACGTGCGAACCTGCAGGTGCTCGCGGAAATCCGCGACGTGGCCGACATCAAGATGCTTTCGGCGCTCAAGGCCTTCAGCATGTGGTCGGTCGCGCCGATCATCGGCGAATATCTCGACGGGGTCTGCACCTCGGGCCTGTGGGAAGCTCGGCTTGCGTCGGAATTCTATGATGGCGAGATCAGCACCTATTGCGCCGCCTACAAGCCGGACGAGCTTGAAGAAGTGTGCCGCCTGTCGGACCACGTCATCTTCAATTCTCCGCAGCAGATCGAGCGAGCGCGGCTCATCCTCGAGCAGGCGCGTCACACCTCGGGCGACTTCGACATCGGCCTGCGCCTCAACCCGCAGGTGCCGACCGGCGAGGTTCCGCGCTACGATCCGTCCTCGCCCGGCTCGCGTCTCGGTTTCCCGATCGACCAGCTGGAGCCGGAACACATGGAAGGGATCGACGGCATCCACTTCCACAATCTGTGCGAGCAGGACTTCGAGCCGCTGCATCGCACATGGGACAAGGTGTTCGACGCGATCGAGCCCTATTTCGGCCAGCTCAAATGGATCAACATGGGCGGCGGCCACCACATCACCCGCGCCGACTACCAGCGCGAGGAGCTCGTCGAGTTCCTCAAGGATGCGAAGGACGACACCGGGGCGGAAATCTATCTCGAACCGGGTGAGGCCGTGGCGCTCGACGCAGGGATTCTCGTCGGCACGATCCTCGATGCAGGCGTGAACGAGGTGCCTTTCGCGATCACGGACGTATCGGCGACATGCCACATGCCCGATGTGATCGAGGCGCCTTACCGCCCGGCAATGCTGCACGAGAATCCGCAGAGCGGTAACAGCCCGGTGCGCCTCGGCGGTCCGTCGTGCCTCGCCGGCGACGTCATCGGCGATTACCACCTGCCGGTTCCGTGCGAGCCGGGGCAGCGTATCGCGTTCCTCGATCAGGCGCATTATTCGATGGTGAAGACCAACACTTTCAACGGTGTACCGCTCCCGTCGATCTGGCTGTGGGACAGCGAAACCGACGCTTTGGAGCAGGTCAAATCCTTCGATTACGAGGATTTTCGGAACCGTCTTTCCTGA
- a CDS encoding type III PLP-dependent enzyme, with protein MHIYPDARSVVRDLAPDEPVILNRPHAAARAARFFNEKFPGKSLYAVKANPSPELLQILWDNGISHYDVASIAEVRLARETLPDATLCFMHPVKTPRAIREAYHTHGVKTFSLDTVEELEKIVDACRDEEGNAAKDLRLLVRMRVSSEYSELSLAAKFGAELADAAELLQTVRQHCDWLGVCFHVGSQAMTPFAYVTALDRVRAAIAEASVVIDVIDVGGGFPSIYPGMEPPPLEDYFAIIAKHFEALPIAYNAELWCEPGRALCAEYSSLIVKVEKRRGEELYINDGAYGALYDAAHVGWRFPLAALEDDLRDPEMDFSFYGPTCDDADFMQGPFPLPSDIQAGDYIEIGMLGAYGTAMKTGFNGFGNAEQVLVADDPMMSLYDGSRVQPEADNVVSLR; from the coding sequence TTGCACATCTACCCTGACGCTCGGTCTGTAGTTCGCGATCTCGCGCCGGACGAACCGGTCATCCTCAACCGCCCGCACGCCGCTGCGCGCGCCGCCCGCTTCTTCAACGAGAAGTTTCCGGGCAAGTCGCTCTATGCCGTGAAGGCGAATCCATCGCCCGAACTGCTGCAGATCCTGTGGGACAACGGCATTTCGCATTACGATGTCGCGTCGATCGCCGAAGTGCGCCTCGCGCGCGAAACGCTGCCTGATGCCACGCTGTGCTTCATGCACCCGGTCAAGACGCCGCGCGCCATTCGCGAGGCTTATCACACGCACGGTGTGAAGACCTTCAGCCTCGATACGGTCGAGGAGCTGGAGAAAATCGTCGACGCGTGCCGTGATGAAGAGGGCAATGCGGCGAAGGACCTGCGCCTGCTCGTGCGCATGCGCGTCTCGTCGGAATATTCGGAGCTTTCGCTCGCCGCCAAGTTCGGTGCGGAACTCGCCGATGCAGCCGAACTGTTGCAGACCGTGCGCCAGCATTGCGACTGGCTCGGCGTGTGTTTCCACGTCGGCAGCCAGGCGATGACGCCGTTTGCCTATGTCACCGCGCTCGACCGCGTTCGCGCTGCGATTGCCGAGGCGAGCGTCGTGATCGACGTGATCGACGTCGGCGGCGGTTTTCCGAGCATCTATCCGGGCATGGAGCCTCCGCCGCTGGAGGATTACTTCGCCATCATCGCCAAGCATTTCGAGGCGCTCCCGATCGCCTACAACGCCGAGCTGTGGTGCGAGCCCGGCCGGGCGCTGTGCGCGGAGTATTCCTCGCTCATCGTCAAGGTCGAGAAGCGCCGGGGCGAAGAACTCTACATCAACGACGGCGCCTATGGCGCGCTCTACGATGCGGCGCATGTCGGCTGGCGCTTCCCGCTGGCGGCGCTCGAGGACGACCTGCGCGATCCGGAGATGGATTTCTCCTTCTACGGGCCGACCTGCGACGATGCCGACTTCATGCAGGGACCGTTCCCGCTGCCGTCGGACATCCAGGCCGGCGACTACATCGAGATCGGCATGCTCGGCGCCTATGGCACTGCGATGAAGACCGGCTTCAACGGCTTCGGCAATGCCGAGCAGGTCCTCGTCGCCGACGACCCCATGATGAGCCTCTACGACGGCAGCCGCGTGCAACCGGAGGCAGACAATGTGGTGAGCCTTCGCTGA
- a CDS encoding glutathione S-transferase N-terminal domain-containing protein produces MIEFFTAPAPNGWKVAIMLEECGLEYEPRWVNLGAGDQHTEEFLAINPNGRIPAITDHAPADGGGPLTIFESGAVLLYLAEKSGQFLPRDVRGISAVRQWLFWQVGHLGPTLGQHGHFHLYAQEKLPYAIDRFHREALRVYGVMDGQLSREEYIAGPEYTVADMACFPWVRTWKAQGIPLADFPHVKRWYDALKEREGLRRGVALGSELQRSGEMDPETRKNLFGGGGQAQ; encoded by the coding sequence ATGATCGAATTCTTTACCGCACCGGCACCCAACGGCTGGAAGGTTGCGATCATGCTGGAGGAATGCGGTCTCGAATACGAACCGCGCTGGGTGAACCTCGGGGCCGGGGACCAGCACACGGAAGAATTCCTCGCGATCAATCCAAACGGGCGCATACCCGCGATCACCGACCACGCGCCGGCGGATGGAGGCGGGCCGCTGACGATCTTCGAATCCGGCGCGGTGCTGCTCTATCTCGCGGAGAAGTCGGGACAGTTCCTGCCCAGGGATGTCCGCGGTATCTCCGCAGTGCGCCAGTGGCTGTTCTGGCAGGTCGGCCACCTCGGCCCGACGCTCGGGCAGCACGGGCACTTCCACCTCTATGCGCAGGAGAAGCTGCCCTACGCGATCGACCGCTTCCACCGCGAGGCACTGCGCGTCTACGGCGTGATGGACGGGCAGCTTTCGCGCGAAGAATATATCGCCGGGCCCGAATACACCGTCGCCGACATGGCGTGCTTCCCCTGGGTTCGCACCTGGAAGGCGCAGGGCATTCCGCTCGCAGACTTCCCGCATGTGAAGCGCTGGTATGATGCGCTCAAAGAGCGGGAAGGGCTGCGGCGCGGCGTCGCGCTGGGGAGCGAGTTGCAGCGCAGCGGCGAGATGGATCCCGAGACACGCAAGAACCTGTTCGGCGGGGGAGGGCAGGCGCAATGA
- a CDS encoding 2-hydroxychromene-2-carboxylate isomerase gives MSVKVEFFFDLSSPWTRLAFANIRKTLDGLDYELVWRPFLVGGVFNAVNPAVYESRKPENAARLARSFGWLKQWAELAGVAMNFPSEYHPLKSFHAMRFCCALEDDQQALEAFAQAAFEAYFTDARNLDDPAELAAVASEAGFDGPAIGAQAASQPIKDRLRSNTDEAIERGAFGSPTIFVDGEHMYFGNDQLPLVRQRVVGLA, from the coding sequence ATGAGCGTCAAAGTCGAGTTCTTCTTCGACCTGTCGAGCCCGTGGACGCGGCTCGCTTTCGCGAACATTCGCAAGACGCTGGATGGCCTCGACTACGAGCTGGTCTGGCGTCCGTTTCTCGTCGGCGGGGTGTTCAATGCCGTAAACCCGGCCGTCTATGAAAGCCGCAAGCCGGAGAACGCTGCGCGGCTGGCGCGCAGCTTCGGCTGGCTCAAGCAATGGGCCGAGCTGGCTGGTGTCGCGATGAACTTTCCGTCCGAATACCACCCATTGAAGTCGTTCCATGCGATGCGCTTCTGCTGCGCGCTGGAGGACGACCAGCAGGCTTTGGAGGCCTTCGCGCAAGCTGCATTCGAGGCCTATTTCACCGACGCCCGCAATCTCGACGACCCGGCCGAATTGGCGGCGGTCGCGAGCGAGGCGGGCTTCGACGGGCCCGCGATTGGCGCACAGGCCGCGAGCCAGCCGATCAAGGATCGCCTGCGGTCCAACACCGACGAGGCGATCGAGCGCGGGGCATTCGGCTCCCCGACGATTTTCGTCGACGGGGAGCACATGTATTTCGGCAACGACCAGCTACCGCTCGTGCGGCAGCGAGTCGTTGGGCTCGCCTAG
- a CDS encoding nitroreductase translates to MSGTQMNYDEVVMGRRSIRGYLDKPVPQELIEEVLELAMRSPSSMNTQPYHFHVITGEPLDRIRKGNTENILAGVPDSREFRRGHPFQGVHRERQVGCAIQLFEAMGIERDDKEKRQDWVLRGFRQFDAPVCVIVTYDKELSDSDDTAFDCGAVTTALVNAAWSRGLGCVINSQGIMQSPVVREHANIPDDQVIMKAVAMGWPDPDFPANPVKITRREVSEAARFVGFPPQ, encoded by the coding sequence ATGTCCGGCACGCAGATGAATTATGACGAAGTGGTCATGGGACGCCGCAGCATTCGCGGCTATCTCGACAAGCCGGTGCCGCAGGAACTGATCGAGGAAGTGCTCGAACTCGCTATGCGTTCGCCCTCCTCGATGAACACCCAGCCCTATCATTTCCATGTCATCACCGGCGAACCGCTCGACCGGATCCGCAAGGGTAACACGGAAAACATTCTCGCCGGGGTTCCCGACAGCCGCGAATTCCGGCGCGGGCACCCGTTCCAGGGCGTTCACCGCGAACGCCAGGTCGGCTGCGCCATCCAGTTGTTCGAGGCGATGGGCATCGAGCGCGACGACAAGGAAAAGCGGCAGGACTGGGTCCTTCGCGGTTTTCGCCAGTTCGATGCGCCGGTGTGCGTTATCGTAACCTACGACAAGGAACTCTCCGACAGCGACGATACCGCTTTCGATTGCGGCGCGGTCACGACGGCACTCGTCAATGCGGCCTGGAGCCGCGGGCTCGGCTGCGTGATCAATTCGCAAGGCATCATGCAGTCGCCCGTCGTGCGCGAACATGCGAATATCCCGGACGACCAGGTGATCATGAAAGCGGTCGCCATGGGTTGGCCCGACCCTGATTTCCCGGCAAACCCGGTGAAGATCACCCGCCGTGAAGTTTCGGAGGCGGCGCGCTTCGTGGGTTTTCCACCACAGTAG